In Xyrauchen texanus isolate HMW12.3.18 chromosome 14, RBS_HiC_50CHRs, whole genome shotgun sequence, the following are encoded in one genomic region:
- the si:ch211-167j6.3 gene encoding uncharacterized protein si:ch211-167j6.3, whose protein sequence is METPQNTLNITFEDDPEIQDLLKQLKDAKTEQQVTKDELDQVNKDVNSCREEMDRRMMMMVQVDEGLWNSLLELDAVMEEKKSLAKQLQELTLSRTIESNQALLRSLQKEKSHLLELEHNLKIRRDQLRKELADVSSNLEEVSQCDNPVKPSSPSQSKSTVKPVSKRGERK, encoded by the exons ATGGAGACACcgcaaaacactttaaacatcaCCTTTGAAGACGATCCAGAAATACAG GATTTGCTCAAACAACTTAAGGACGCCAAAACTGAACAACAAGTTACTAAAGACGAGTTGGATCAAGTGAACAAAGATGTCAACTCATG CAGAGAGGAGATGGAccggaggatgatgatgatggtccAAGTGGATGAAGGCCTGTGGAATTCACTTCTTGAACTGGATGCTGTTATGGAGGAGAAGAAAAGCCTTGCCAAGCAGTTACAAGAATTAACTTTGTCAAG GACCATAGAGTCAAATCAAGCTCTTCTGAGAAGTTTGCAGAAGGAGAAAAGCCACCTGCTGGAGCTGGAGCATAATCTAAAGATCAGACGAGATCAGCTGAGGAAAGAATTAGCAGATGTTTCTTCAAACCTAGAGGAAG TTTCACAGTGTGACAATCCAGTTAAACCAAGCTCACCCAGCCAGAGTAAGTCGACTGTAAAGCCAGTGAGTAAAAGAGGAGAACGGAAGTGA